The segment ACAGTGCAGCTACAGTTTGGATAAGCAACCTCTTGATGTCGTCTCTGCACTACAGCAACTCTGAGTGGGTTTAACTACATGGATTTCATTGTTAGTGCTCATCAAGCTCAGTCTAGTCTGAAACTAGTTTCACCTGTTTGTTTCAGTGTGAACACTAAGAAGGCAGATGAATCCTCGTACTAGCTGAAGGAGAAGTGGCCATCACACGGCAGGTAATCTCCACGCCATAGTCCTTATGCCCCAGTCCTGATATTACATGAAGGCCAATTATTGTTCCCCAACACAGTTAAAAAATTAGCTAACAGTCTTAAATTTCAACTTGCACTCCACATTTCACACAGTCTTGGTGCCACTTAACCTTCATGAAACCCAGCTCCGGTTCCATCGTCTCTTGGACAGTGATCAACGCTAACACATGAGATGGGAGTGGTCATAACAGAATGGCACTATTGCGTCGAGATAAGACAatcaagttattttttttatttttttttggcaCAGTGCACATGATGATTTTGGTGCTGCCCTGAACATGGTAGAGGTCTGGATGCCCCCTCCCTGCTCCTTTTTTGAAAGTTGTTTTCACTTGGTGCTTTGAGTTTGAAATGTCAAGTCTCTTTTCCATATTCACCTCAAGAACAGGATATCTGTGTTTCTTATTTACTCATCGTTGGTACCTGCAGGTCAATACTGAAGAACAGGGCGGTCTCACATGAGCAGAGATGGGCCATGGGGCGGTTTTGTGTAAGTGAGACGGGCAGCGTACATCCAGGAGGCACACGTCCCTATTTAGGCCTCAGAGCATCACATGTGCTCACATTTGTTTGATGATCTTTCTGAAAAGTCcgctattttttttcttcttttcaaggTGCTGTAGTTTTGTCCTCGTCCGCCTCATCTTTCATCGCCTTGTTCAGTCGAGACATTTATTCAAGGGGAACAAATGTGCGTCTGACTTGCTTCCATAAGGTTTGGATCATAATGAACATGCTCTCCTCTCCTGAACCTGACCTCTAGGACTCTGTGTAGCTGTAGCGTGGCTCGATTGTGTATAAGaacgattgtgtgtgtgttaggcagCTGTGTGCAGTTATACATACTTGTAAAGAGCTGGACAACATATCTATAGTTATAATTTattgtctgttgtttttattacagCATAGTGATGGACATTAACTAGAAAATGTATTGTTGGATGTTGCATATCTAAAGAGATACTAGGATAAATATTGATGTGGAGGAAAGTTTGTTTCATTGTGTCTTCCCTAATATTGCCCAGCCCTACACTCGCACACACGCGCTTAGTGGCCATGAAGTGGACTAAAAATAAAGCCTGTTATTTGAACTATTCTTAGCAGCTGTGCCATGTTTCTTGATCCTGGTTGAAACCAGATTGTTGCGCTGCTTCTTTCGCCGGCTTGTGCAGCAAACCAGACTGATCTCTGGCTTCTAGAGTGGAAAAGGATGAAAAGAAATGACCTCCGCGCATTATCACAGAACAAAGAtggctaaaataaaaagatgtgcTGTGATGTGGGAGGATTTCAGCatctcctctccctcgctcaGTGGCCCGCATCCTTCACGGAGATACAGGGCGGCCTCTTTCAGCTGGTTCTGTGCTCTCATACGATAGAGTCTTTAATCTCGGAGCCGAGCCTCACTCTGGGCCGGGGGCAGGTCGGGGAGTATTCCACGTGGCTCTCCTTCAGGTTGAGCGGCCGCCGGTCGGAGGATTCAGAGAAGCTCTTGCTGTTGTCTGGTGAGGACTCGTGTGTGGGCGTGCTGCAGATGTAGTTGTCGTTTAACGTCTGGTAGCCCTTGTGATCCGAGGTGGAAACAGGGATGGGGTTACCGTTGAGCGGTAAGCTCTCCGCAGGCTTTCCCACTATCCTCGGCTTCTTCTGCTGCATGTTGGGACACTCGCCCTGCTTCAGCATGGACTTCATGTGATCGCGGTTCCGGTAGATGATGAACAAGGAAAACACCACGAGGGAGAACGCCAGCAGGGCGCACACCACAATCAGCTCGTTCCAGTACGTCTTCATGTGGACCTGCTGAGAGCGAGACTCTCCAGGCAGGATCATGGGCTCCTCCGGCCTAATGTGCGGCGTGCGAGAGTGACCAATCAGAGTGGTGCTCTCCAGACGGGGCTCGGCCCTCACACAGTAGTTGGCCAGCAGCTGACGGaatccctcctcctctgaccagCACTCGTAGGTCTCCATCCTGTCGCCCTGAGCCACCACCACCAGGTTTCCCTCAGGAGTGGCATAGACGAACTGGCTGGCGCTGTCACTGTAACTCCACCTCCTCTGGGCCAGGTTGGAGCGCAGCTTACAGGGGAGGACTCTGAACGTGTTCGCTGGGATCGTAATGAGCTGGCAATGGGAGCCACCTATAAacaaatatcaataaaaatTATGCAAATTGAATGAATATTATACAATGAGCCTaacttaaaggaatagttcaaatTTATGAGAAGACTGATCCTGGCTGTAACTTAGTAAAGTAAAGCCGTTTTAAGACATGAACTCAAGACAATGTCCGCACAGTGGGGTCTGGTCTTTCCCCGGAGTTTGCCTCCCAATATTCacaatacagcaggagattttctgcTAAGACACGTACACGACAGCAGAAATCTCTCCAGAGCGtccagctgggggggggggggcgcggcAGGCATGATGGGACGTCTATATTCTGCTGATGAGACTCCAGGGTccgcccttatcaccaaaagctctcgagtctcgtttcatttcattctgagaaatgttttttcttttttttgttttcagtttaacaTCTGTTGCTCATTAAGGACGTCATCAATAAAGTAAATCAGTAgtataatctcctgctgcgttctccCTCTGTCATTAACTGGAGTTTTTAACTGAggtgctggcaggagaaactccagagatcGTCCATTCAAtgcagtgcaggtctgaaaacagctttacacAGTGATGAGTATGATGAGGGGTGTCAACCTTCTCATCCACTGGAACTCTTTAAATCTTCTGTAAAATTTCCCAAAATGCTGAAATATTCCTTTAAAAGTTTTGTTCAATAAGTAGCTTGTGATGGATGAATGTCTAATTTACATGGATGGGTTACAGCGCTGAGTAGCTCAACGTTATTTTCCAGACAACCTGGTGCCATCAGACAAATCAGCTCTGGCGTTGATGAGGTGACAAACAACATGTGATTAAGTGACGGCTgcacaaagaacacacacacactcacgagtGGCCGGTGGTCTGGCAGATCTGGGGCTGGGGAGCGTCTTGTTACAAATGGCTGAGGTGTCGGCCTcctccacatcctgctgccaGTGGCTGAGGCGAcaggagaagaaaacaacagggAGAGGGTTAGCAGCTGTAATGAGAGGAGCGGTGTGTGGATGCTCTCGTtggactctctctctcagtgtgtgacTATGAGTCCAACTTCATCACTATGACAAAGACAACAGTCTACTTGTTGAAGCACATGACTATGAGAGCTGCATgtttactgtttgtgtttgtttgtgggctcgttcacagaaaaacacatttcatgaaACACTCTCGACATATGTTTGTTCTTATATATTTCCCTCTAATTGTCGTGTTTTcggtttgttctgttttcaGCCATGTTAGCAGATTTGCTCTTTTATTGTCGGTTGGTTGGTTAGCCGCTTTCCTCCAGAATGAAATATCTCAATATCTATTGGATGGATTTCCTTAAGATTTGCTGCCCTTTTAgatttataatgttttaaatcTCCTGAATTTCCATCTAGTGCCAGAGGTTGACTGTAAACTTTAGGACCCatgtttttgtgcattttttataatgtctttctttatatatttaaagatatttGTACTACTCAGAATTTGGAGTTAAGTATGgtcagatttattttattgactTGCCAAGTGGTTTTAAAATGCAGtattttctgatggaaaacGAATCTTTAAAGATTTACTAAAAATGTAAAGTCTTGACCATGGCCTTTGTTAGATTTAAGATAAAGTGCACAATAAAAAATCTAACTTCCTACAATTTGTCCAACGgtccaaatattaaaaaaactcgaAATGATCGCACTGATAGTTTGTTTCATCCTCTTTATGTGTGACTACAGTTTGGTCTCTAGGTCTGAAGCACCTTTCAAACCTGTTATTTTGCTTCAGACTCTCTGATAGTCCAGACCAAACAAGGCACTGTAAAAAAGTGCCGTAAATGAATAGATACAGATTTAAGAACAGAGCTGTTTCAGACAAAAAAATGGAAAGtgggcatttaaaaaaatgtcaaacgttTATCCGGTTATTTGAAACTGAGCTTGTACCTGTCAGGTGGAGCCATCCTGACGTCCCGACACAGCCGCCCAGTCCAGGCGCAGTACGGGTCTCTGGACAGCACACACTCTCCACAGCTCACGTAGTTGGAGCAGTTGGCCACAGGAACCTCCACCAGCCCAGAATAGgaggaaacaaacaacagaCCCTGCGGATGAGACAACACCACGTGTGAGACGATGAGCGAGTCAAACTTATCTTCAGAAAGGTGAAAGCAGCACGGAAGAGATGCTCTGGTTTCAGTTTGGGGTTTTTGTTTCCAAGAAGAGGGACCATGCTAAAACAATTACTGAAGATGAACGGAGCAATATAACCCAAACAAAGGACTAACTCTGACCAGCTGAGTAATTGGACTGTGGGATTGTGGTCAGAACACATGGCAACCATGATAGTGGCTGCAAAGCTCAGTCCTCAAtatattgaatttattttttgttgtttttaacacTTTTTAGATCTTCCTGCGTCACATCCATACACTTCCAGCATGACTGTAACGTTATTTTAACCGACACGCTGTGCACCCACAACTTCCCACAAGCGCAGTCTATTTTTAGCCCGTCTTATTTTCCCAGTATTAGATGGACATGATGTGGATTCTGTCTCAGGCCTTCGCATCCCTATTTGGAGCGAGGAATATACTCACAGAAAGTATCTTGGACTTTATTAGAATTACATAATCTTAGATAAGATTGCAGTTTGGCCCGGGGAGTGGCTATTATGTAATAAAGAGTGAAAAGGTAATGAAATTTAATAAACCCAGCTCCAGGCGGTGCTGTAACTCACAGGGAAAACTCTGTGGAGCGGCCCCAGAGGAACAGAAAAGGTCTGGGGCCACTTTGTGCTCTGGTTTTTTAACTTGAATTTGATCACGAACACAAACTGGTACAACGACATACATTATAGATGCGTGTTAAAGTTGTATTTGACCAAGATCGTATTCATGAAGTGGTGATAAAATGGTAATTCACCCTCTGAGGATCGAGTTCGATGtgttgcaccggctgcggctcaggaAACAGAATCAGCTCCTCGATGATGTGCATCTTATCGTTGGCGTTGATGGCCTTATGGAGTTTTCCATCGTCTGGGAGGCAGAGAAAATAAGAGTAAGTGACTTAAATTGAAGCCAGGGGACAGTTTATAAAGGAAAGAAGCAACGTGTGCTGTTTTTACATCACAACTCAAACCCACAAAAGTGTCATGGCAGGATAATACTGTATCTTTCCTTTTAAATATTTACCCTAAAGACAACGGAAACTTTCCATTATGATAAACATGTTGTGTAATGATCTGTACCTGTTCCAATGAAGAGCACGTCGTAAGCCCTCTCCATGCCCTGGATCTTGTGCACGGCGATCTGCGTGTAGCGCACGCTGCGTTTCAGCAGCAGGGGGGCGCTGCGGATCACGCTGTCCATCAGGAAGTGGTCCTTGACAAAGTTGAGCACTTTATCGGGCATGTGCAAAGACGACTGGATGTCCATTTGCCTGGCGTGGTTCGTCACACACTGTATggggaaaacaaatatttatgagGTGATATAAGGTGACGACCTATGACCTTGTGCTCATGTGTTACTGAACATGTTTGGTGTAAGAACGTCACACTCCTGTTTGGCTGATATTTAAAGGTTTAAATGGTggtttaaataaatatctacCAGTTTATCTGTTTTGCTCCAGGTACTTTCAAAGAGCTTCTGCTGTTAAAGTTCTGTTTAAACTGGCAAAGGAACTTAAAGAGGAGCATCTGCTTCCCATGAAGCTCCAGTCTACAGCTTCACCTGGATGTTTTGTTGCAGCCTGTAACTTACTTTTATGATAATAAAGTGGATATCAGGGATAGTAATCTTTAACAACTTGTTGTTACCTTATCTGTTACATAAACGTCTATCTACTCGTATGAGCAGCTGTGCAGATTTTAAACCCAGAGCAAGTAGTAATGTGACAGGATATTGCCTTCAGTACTCACCGCCCCGGGCCGTGGCTCTGGCACAGGGTGGTTGTAGGTGTACCACTGCTGTGTCTCCCTGTTGACCTCTCGGTAGCGCCCGCTGAACGCTCGCTCCACTTGGGCCATGGTGAAGGCGCACACCGCCGAGCTGCCCGAGGCTCCTTTATACCTGTGAGCAAAGGAAACTTTTATATCATTTCTTTTgtttaagattgtgtgaatagtGCAGATTtcttctttgaaaataaaacctgaCACAACACTGTAGACGACAAAACTGCGTGTTGTGACTGAGATTTTTAGTCTCACATTTAGAAACACTTCCTCACAGTAGCGTACAGTTCTCAGTCCATCCTCTCCGCAATTGTTGTTATTCTCACTGGGAAACATCTGCGGTGTGTACTCGAATGATTTCCACATAAAAGCCTTATCTTGTTGATACATTAATTAGACGTTGGGGTTGCACAAGCTCGTGTTGGTGCTTAAGCTCATTACAGCTGCTCTGAATCAGACGAGCAGAGACCCAATCGGCAGCGGGCCAACTTTGAGACcagatattaaataaaaactgcACTGGTGCGTAACCATAAACTCTACAAGGGCCAAAAATCAGGCGGATTCAACTGGCTGCACGTCCCAGTCCCTCCGTTTGTCTCGTACCACTGTGAGGTGAAGACGCCGTAGAAGACGGTGCTCTCCCAGCTGTCCCCAACCGGCTTCAGGACGAACATGTCCTGGATGATGTTGAAGGGGAAGCCGTCGTCGGGGAGGGAACACAGGAGCTGGGCCTTCAGGAACGTGGTCCATTTCTTCTGCAGCACCCGCTCGCCACCCACATCACCCTGTAAACAACATGTTAGAAAGGTTACAGGTATGACAAGTACTCCCAGCGGTTCTGTTCAGCTGAGGGCATTCAGGCTGATGAACGATAACGATCCACTGATGGACGTGGAAGGAGGTGCAGAGGAGGTGTCAGACTCCCAGGCAGGAGCTGCCACGGGGAGAAGGAAGAGCAACAGGAGAAATTCAATTTGTATTCCACTTGGCTGcaatgtgtgtttcatgtggTTGTGTATGGGCTTCTGAGAGCTGGACTTACTCAGCTAAAGTTCAGATTTTTAATTGAAACGTCTGCTCTAAGATTGCTGGGTGAGGGTAAAACCAGAGAGACATATatcactgaagcagagacgataGCCAGTAGTTAGTGAGCGAGTCATTTGACCAGGGGACCGGTGGGAGGGGTCATGTGCACTGAAGGCTTCTAGTTTCCACATCACACTGCATCGTTTGGGACAGTGAAGGTCAAACATCCAATAAAGTAACAATAAGCAAAACACACTTTGAGTTGAAGTGTTGCAATCTAGTAACCGTTAGAAAGACCTGCGGTACTCTGAGTGGTTGTGTTGTATCACAGCTGGGATCCCTCCCTTTTATCCAGAGGGAGGTCAAACCAGGGAATCTAAAAGAGGTCACTGCGACTGTCGggacctctttctttctctcttttttgaaAATTCAAAGCCAACTGGACTTTGTGCTGAACTACTCTCCTGTTATCCTGTAGCATATGTGTGGTACATTTATGCTGAATGACAAAGGATATTTCAACAATAATATGTTAAGGCCAAAAAGGCTCCCCACATAAAAAAAAGCCTTAGAACAAAATGTCAGTTGTCTTTGAAGGCGAGGGAGCTGGtgaaatggaaaacaaacagagcaggcACTTTAAGCCATCACAAGATGCTCACATAAACAGTTATCAGAGGATTCTGCTATGACTGGCAATTATCAAAACGCTTGTGAGCACACAGCAGAAGAAACTCCTCCcaaaagctgcagcagctggacgaggaggaggaggacgaggaggaggaagaggatgaagagcagggcCAAAACAAGTGGCCTCGCCCAATCTCGGGACGGTTCTCCTGCCTCATATCCAAACTATCCCGTCGGCCTTCGGAGTGACTCCTacactgcagcacagaggaggGAATCAGCCTTGAGGAGATAATAACATGCAAAACTGTAACTACCTCCGTTTCCTCCTCTGTCGTACCACACAAACAATCAGCTCGCTCTCCGTCGAGGTGAAACCCCGAGGGACTGATGTGGGGCCCGGGAGCCAATTACTAGGCTGTGGTAGTCGCCTGTCCTCATAATGAGGAGACCACATTCCTGCTCTCTCAGCTGTCCACCGCCATCGTTGTTGTGCTCCACTGCTCAGCTTGTACTTTCAATCGTATCGGGCCACTCCCCCATTTGTAGTTGCCCCCTCAAAAAATATGCccgatccttttttttttttgctgtcgcACATTGCTCTCTAAGATCTTTATCTTTTCAGATTCCTCACATTTGTCAACCTGACaacttgaagaagaagaagttaagAAGGTTGCGCTGCTCAATGCTCATAATCCGCCTGCTTTCCACAGTCGCTCAGAGTGCACACACCTgaataaacaaaagaaagagggagtggATCGAGGGAGGGCGAGCAGATAggaaagaggggagaaaaacaacaactcggAAGCAGAGTTACTTGGCAAACACAAGTAAAACAGTAGTTAGAACACCAGGAAAACCCGGACGAGActttcatcttatcttatcttacgaAAAACGAAGATCAACCAAAAATGTTTCCAATATTAAAATCGGACGGGGAGCGGCCTCCATGCCTCGGTGTTACCGAACTGGAGTTCACAGGGAGTGGAGTCCGAGGATAAAGAGTAAGAATGGTGATAGAAAGTCTGCAGTAAATCAGACGCTGGTTTAACAGGGATATTTGAGACTCGTCTGATGGGGCCAGTTATAATGATGCTAATGGATTATAGTCTAATGCAGAGGTGGTGCCAGAACAGTGAGGTGAGGCACAGACGCCGTGAGGTGACGGGGACAGGTGCATGCACGTGTTCAGAACAAGGTAGAAGCAGCAGTGACTGTGAGATGCAGCTTAAAACACTCTGATTGCTGGAATTTGCTTCAAAATCATGTTTCTTTTCAGAGTGGGAGACATGAAAAGATAAAGACTATCTCATTTTAGGCCTGTGAAGTTCATACATCCATCCTTCCCCCAGACTAACTGTGAACAAAGATCCATATTTCCACGGTCACAATCGATGACTCgtgatttaaattgttttatctTAGTACTAAACATTAATCCTCATAAAACCAGCCTCAGATCTGTAGAGCATCATTTGTTCATCTGTAACAAAGCAACGAGGGTTCAGCAGTGAGAGTTTTGTACGATGTTAGTTAAAGGACGTTAGTTTGCAACAAGTGGTTTGCAAAAGTAGAGGTTTTTGGAATGGTGGAATTCCTCTGCGTCATCTTCACAAAAAGGTTTGTTCATGTTCTTGAGTGTTTACCCAGTGAACTGGAGAATGAACCACCTGCAGCACAACTGTactgacacagagcagcatgtgAACAGACAAGAAACAGTACAGCTGCATTCCAGGGAAATAAAGGCGCTTTTCTAAAGCTGAGCAAACCATTCTCCTGTGTCTGTTGCACAGCTCATCTGCAGCAGGTTGCCACAGACCGGGGGCCTTTCTGTCACTGATTTCCATATATAGAACGCCGGCTGCGAGAGGTGTCACAGCACTGAGTGCCAGAGCCGAGCAGGACCAAGTCATTAAGATGTCACTTAAGATTACATGCTGTCCCCGCGATTACTCGCATTACTGCCTCTATGAACAAGAGGCATAAGTCGGGGAGGGAGGCTGAGTGCATGTATTTCAGGCTGCTTCATAGCCGTTTAATTGATCTGATGACAGGTGAGAAAAGATAGAGTCTGCACTTCACTATTCTGGGTTATTGACCAAACTAAATTcttggaggaggacgaggagaaagAATGACGTCAACAGTTTAATTATTCGAGTACCTTCCGCAGCCTGCGCACTTTACCTGAAGCAAAAAGTAGAAGAGCGGGAGACGCATTTCTTATTGCTGCCAAGCCCCCTTGAATACTAATAAAGCTCAACGCGCTGCTCGAGAAAAGGCGCAGAGCTGGAGGGACGGACGAGTGCAGCTGACATTGTGAGGGAGATGGTGGGAGAGGGGGAGATGACACTGcggagaagagggagagcgggaggggaggagggagggggagtcAGGCGAGGGGAAACCAAATCTGTTGAAAACATGTTTGTACAGTCAAACAGGGAAAAAAAGGCTTTCATGAACCAGTGACAGATTCCCACTGCGTCTCCCCAGAGATGATGTACAGTGAGACGTTACCAGACGtgctccgacacggcagcaccCAGCCTTCTTTTGAGGTAACTCTATCAGGATTAGTGAGAGAGAGGACTTGAGCCCTGCTCGGCCTCCTTCTTTTGCGTGACCGCCTTGCGTAACACACCCGCCCCAGTCCCGGGTGACTAACCTTACACACGCGAGCGATCCTCGACACAATGGTGTTGTCAAAGAAGTCAAATTCTTTGCCCGCCTCGCTGAAGAAGAAGTAGATTTTGTCGTCGTCGCCCACAGGGTTGCCCGCTGGCTGGCTCTCCTCGATGTAAGCTGACCCCACAAAGATGGGATCTGTCAtgaatagaaaaacacaaaaagaaacatgtTGGACTTTTACCATTGATGGATGTTTGTATTCATTCATCATCACACATTGTACAACAGTCTTAATGATGTATGCAGGACTGAAAaggcagaacacacacatggcCTCCTGgtgaatcctgcggaggatctcctgctgtgctctAAAACGGGCTCCTCCAGACATTCTGCCGACTCATACTAGGTAGCAGGTCGGAGAAACTCAGCAGAAAGTCCACAGGCTCTTACTCATTACCTTCTCACAGAGagcccctccggagaatgtccggaGGTTCTCTAGAGTTCAGTGTATGGTTGTAAAGAATCAGAGATTTTTCATTTAACATCCAAATCAATAAATCTTTGATTTCcaataaacattaaacacattttttgatgTTAAGGGACAGTTTCCTCACATCAAACCAAGTTTTAAAGGggaaatattatgaaaattccacttttgtagtgcttctacacgttaatttggatATCTGGCACGTCTACCGTCTCAAAAACtcttgaaaaaaacaactcccgcgatttgttgtggttcctctatgtaagaaacgatacgctagagtgcgtcgaatgggaatacgaccgaaataaacgtcatagtcacaccatgcacatgtagggagtctcgctacatggccttggacgagcgagctaacgctagctcgCAAGCCCGGCTCCCCTAGCTCCCTAGGATCTccccccggctagcgttagcttgcgagctattcgggccggtggagcccggctagcgttagctcgctgcggctacccgtcagacatttaagtggccgcataaacaagggacccccgggacacctctaaacgttgactcaacagtgtggaaggatgctgctgctgcaccagctcaagttcccactgctcccactgcggggctgcgctggggagctggggctctcgcagccaggcttcggcccacctgactctggttcaaaacgaaatggttgcaagattgtatcttcgtctccagcagccatatttctacagaggtaatggatagctaaaaatctgggtgtctgtatctcgtgaaggagggagggggggtgagggggggcagggcactcaaaacaggtcaatctgaggagggctgttttaaatgatccttgtggtattttgaccaaaatatattaaagacatttcattaagaccccaaggaaccatatcaactgtggtaaaatgggcataatatgtcccctttaagacttTTCAGCTAATTCTCAACAGCGTACAGACGTTCCTTTAAATTTTCCccagagaaaaatacatttgtatggTCGCCAAAAATGGAAATTGCCAGGAAACAATTTCTGCATCAGCTCCATCGCTTTTCCTCAGTGCATCTCTGAACAGAATTCCGAAAAGAAACTGTCTGGGTTTCTGCAGGAGGGCTGGGTCATGCAGCCCTGGCAGACAAGAGGAGGCAGCGTCCTCTGTATAATTGTACTCAGATGTCTCATCAGCAGCACTCTGCTTGAATTACAGAGATCAAAAAGACAAGAGAGGTCCTAATTGTGTGCAACGTGCATCTTAGTCTGGCAAAACCGGTGGAAGCCGGCTGAGGCGCTTTTGATGTGCATGTGGGTCGAGTGATAGGACCGAGCTCACGCAACCTCGGAGCGCTCGTCTCTCGGGCAGCATGTGTTAGCGACTGTGCCGTGCTAATAACCCCTACTGTTGGAGCTTATCTGCTCTGTAGCGTACATGATGGAGGATgtgtagaagaaaaaaaagatctcaTGGGATAAATGGCGTTTACCTTGCAGCCATTTTAAAGAGTTTTCAGTCTTCAGTGCCGTTCCCTGACCCAGGCTCTTGTAAATGACTGGCTCATTCCCTTGGAAGTTGCTGACTGTACCAGTGTACAATTCACCATCTGTCAGAAAACAAAAGGGGAAGACGAAGAGTTTTAATTATGAACTTGATTTGCCATTAATTAAACACGATAAATTATGAAGAAATCATGAGCTGTGAGACTGTTTAACTAAGTCATTGATAGCTCCGAGGGAGAGGGATCTGCAAATCATCTCCTTAGCTCATATCCAGCTCCACTATTTACTAATTGCTTGTTAAGGAagttgaaaacaaacaagagtCTGTTGGTGCTTGGCTACTTATCAGACGTCAGCATTAGCAGGCAGCTCACGACTCATTACTGAATCAAAGACGCAGGAAGCGTCAGAGCAGCTTCACCACCAGCTGAGCCAGTTCTCAGAGTCTCCTCCCGGACGGAAACCAGTCACAAcaacatcatgttttatttttcacaagtgacataaaggaagaagaaagttcATATATGACAACATACCAACGATGATGGCAGTGGATTTGTACTCTGGATTAAAGGGGCAGCGACTGCGCCCATCTTCCATCACGACCTCGCCCACTTGGTCTCTCTCCAGCGTGAACGTTGACGTGTtctggagacagacacaaataGCAAACGTCCCTCAGGCACAGACCAATAAAATTCTGCTTACGGTAAAGAGTGAGCTAAGGTGAGCTCAGCGGCGTCGAGCTCAATCTGTCATTTACAGATTGCACAGAGAACACTGAGACTTTCTGAGTTCAGtcacactgtgtgtctgtgggataAATAAACATTGCTATGCAGTATAGACAATTCagttatttctttaaataacaAATCCCACAAAAGGAGAACAATCAACCAATCTGAAATAGAGCTTCTACTATTGACACAGCTAAGGTGGTTTATTCTGTTGTTCTGTTGTCACGAATTTTCAG is part of the Pleuronectes platessa chromosome 1, fPlePla1.1, whole genome shotgun sequence genome and harbors:
- the LOC128425396 gene encoding semaphorin-4B isoform X1, whose protein sequence is MWTLAVTVHSLLAAMLLLAAYFQSGMATEDDVTPRISFPYNAKERSAKRFSADGVFNYTSLLLSQEDDMLYVGAREALFALSLSDISKTKLQKNLTWGTPAGKREECSFKGKSLETDCFNYIKILLRLNSTHLYVCGTFAFSPLCTYINTSTFTLERDQVGEVVMEDGRSRCPFNPEYKSTAIIVDGELYTGTVSNFQGNEPVIYKSLGQGTALKTENSLKWLQDPIFVGSAYIEESQPAGNPVGDDDKIYFFFSEAGKEFDFFDNTIVSRIARVCKGDVGGERVLQKKWTTFLKAQLLCSLPDDGFPFNIIQDMFVLKPVGDSWESTVFYGVFTSQWYKGASGSSAVCAFTMAQVERAFSGRYREVNRETQQWYTYNHPVPEPRPGACVTNHARQMDIQSSLHMPDKVLNFVKDHFLMDSVIRSAPLLLKRSVRYTQIAVHKIQGMERAYDVLFIGTDDGKLHKAINANDKMHIIEELILFPEPQPVQHIELDPQRGLLFVSSYSGLVEVPVANCSNYVSCGECVLSRDPYCAWTGRLCRDVRMAPPDSHWQQDVEEADTSAICNKTLPSPRSARPPATRGSHCQLITIPANTFRVLPCKLRSNLAQRRWSYSDSASQFVYATPEGNLVVVAQGDRMETYECWSEEEGFRQLLANYCVRAEPRLESTTLIGHSRTPHIRPEEPMILPGESRSQQVHMKTYWNELIVVCALLAFSLVVFSLFIIYRNRDHMKSMLKQGECPNMQQKKPRIVGKPAESLPLNGNPIPVSTSDHKGYQTLNDNYICSTPTHESSPDNSKSFSESSDRRPLNLKESHVEYSPTCPRPRVRLGSEIKDSIV
- the LOC128425396 gene encoding semaphorin-4B isoform X2 codes for the protein MNRVFTSWRGFPRITNPSFNDVLTWGTPAGKREECSFKGKSLETDCFNYIKILLRLNSTHLYVCGTFAFSPLCTYINTSTFTLERDQVGEVVMEDGRSRCPFNPEYKSTAIIVDGELYTGTVSNFQGNEPVIYKSLGQGTALKTENSLKWLQDPIFVGSAYIEESQPAGNPVGDDDKIYFFFSEAGKEFDFFDNTIVSRIARVCKGDVGGERVLQKKWTTFLKAQLLCSLPDDGFPFNIIQDMFVLKPVGDSWESTVFYGVFTSQWYKGASGSSAVCAFTMAQVERAFSGRYREVNRETQQWYTYNHPVPEPRPGACVTNHARQMDIQSSLHMPDKVLNFVKDHFLMDSVIRSAPLLLKRSVRYTQIAVHKIQGMERAYDVLFIGTDDGKLHKAINANDKMHIIEELILFPEPQPVQHIELDPQRGLLFVSSYSGLVEVPVANCSNYVSCGECVLSRDPYCAWTGRLCRDVRMAPPDSHWQQDVEEADTSAICNKTLPSPRSARPPATRGSHCQLITIPANTFRVLPCKLRSNLAQRRWSYSDSASQFVYATPEGNLVVVAQGDRMETYECWSEEEGFRQLLANYCVRAEPRLESTTLIGHSRTPHIRPEEPMILPGESRSQQVHMKTYWNELIVVCALLAFSLVVFSLFIIYRNRDHMKSMLKQGECPNMQQKKPRIVGKPAESLPLNGNPIPVSTSDHKGYQTLNDNYICSTPTHESSPDNSKSFSESSDRRPLNLKESHVEYSPTCPRPRVRLGSEIKDSIV